A window of the Carassius gibelio isolate Cgi1373 ecotype wild population from Czech Republic chromosome B16, carGib1.2-hapl.c, whole genome shotgun sequence genome harbors these coding sequences:
- the LOC127975451 gene encoding TCF3 fusion partner homolog, producing the protein MMEDFSGLALPPLFGGHFLEAELEPGGVELGPSGTELLGDDEVPSGPAQDQDDERREMDQSKYHALSKRCKEIEQVNEKIVGRLHQVQRLTRRLRKERRFLMKTLDSYGDDYRTAQLTFTLEDEGKPGLDPDVGADEESSSPTLPHQSAAGPKKKRHRVPKDRRRDAPMDSEQDSSVLADPRPDHLTEAR; encoded by the exons aTGATGGAGGACTTCTCGGGGCTGGCTCTTCCTCCTCTGTTCGGTGGGCACTTCCTGGAagcggagctggagccggggggCGTGGAGCTGGGCCCCAGTGGCACTGAGCTCTTGGGGGACGATGAGGTCCCGTCGGGCCCCGCACAGGACCAGGACGATGAGAGGAGAGAGATGGACCAGAGCAAGTATCACGCTCTCAGCAAGAGGTGCAAAGAGATTGAGCAG GTAAATGAGAAGATTGTGGGACGGCTCCACCAGGTGCAGAGACTGACACGCCGACTGAGGAAAGAGAGGAG gtttcTGATGAAGACTCTGGACTCGTATGGAGATGATTACAGGACGGCGCAGCTCACCTTCACGCTGGAG GATGAGGGGAAGCCAGGTTTAGATCCAGATGTTGGTGCTGATGAAGAAAGCTCTTCTCCAACGCTTCCTCATCAGTCAGCGGCTGGACCGAAGAAGAAGAGACACCGGGTCCCAAAGGACAGAAGGAGAGACGCACCG ATGGATTCGGAGCAGGATTCTTCAGTCCTCGCTGATCCCAGACCAGATCATCTCACTGAGGCTCGTTAG
- the LOC127975453 gene encoding NADH dehydrogenase [ubiquinone] 1 alpha subcomplex subunit 3, translating into MAAIGRFVKNAWNKEPVITVSCGIGLLACVLPALSPLTKYTGMMNQAVPYNYPVPVRDDGHQLDVPAHPCDPQGRNLRWLKDL; encoded by the exons ATGGCGGCCA ttgGCAGGTTTGTGAAGAACGCGTGGAATAAAGAGCCAGTGATCACCGTGTCCTGCGGGATCGGGCTTCTGG CTTGTGTTTTGCCGGCTTTGAGCCCTTTAACAAAATACACAGGAATGATGAACCAAGCTGTCCCGTACAATTATCCAG TCCCAGTTCGAGACGATGGACACCAGCTGGACGTTCCCGCACATCCCTGTGACCCGCAGGGGAGAAACCTGCGATGGCTGAAAGACCTGTGA